In one window of Erwinia tasmaniensis Et1/99 DNA:
- the glnE gene encoding bifunctional [glutamate--ammonia ligase]-adenylyl-L-tyrosine phosphorylase/[glutamate--ammonia-ligase] adenylyltransferase gives MVPSLTQPLPVLLADQVTRLDPLFNGASCRQQAVLVFSDFIRTSLIQFPAWWQQLLEQPPQPDEWQHYRQWLQTQLAAAQDENALMRELRRFRRHMLTRIAWMQTLAESTTEQTLRQLSELAETLIVGARDWLWRACCVELGTPMNAAGEPQPLLILGMGKLGGVELNFSSDIDLIFTWPENGTTQGGRRELDNAQFFTRLGQRLIKVLNQATADGFVYRVDMRLRPFGDSGPLVLSFAALEDYYQEQGRDWERYAMVKARLMGDSGDRWSEELRQLLRPFVFRRYIDFSVIQSLRNMKGMIAREVRRRGLTNNIKLGAGGIRETEFIVQVFQLIRGGRERSLQQRSLLPALSAIDELHLLPSEQPEQLRVAYLFLRRLENLLQSINDEQTQTLPDSELDRTRLAWAMGCGDWATLHARLDRHMATVRSIFNELIGDDSADGGDNRDAGEYGVLWQDRLEEVELEPLVPHLASDARQQLLCVINDFRQDLDKRTIGPRGRQALDQLMPRLLGEVLPRDDAPVTLMRLTPLLLGVVTRSTYLELLSEYHGALQHLIRLCAASPKVASQLARYPLLLDELLDPATLYHPTATDAYRDELRQYLLRIPEEDEEQQLEALRQFKQAQHLRIAAADIAKTLPVMKVSDHLTWLAEAITESVVQQAWNMMIQRYGRPSHLADDSDRGFAVVGYGKLGGWELGYSSDLDLVFLHDCPADAVTLGDRSIDGRQFYLRLAQRVMHLFSTRTSSGILYEVDARLRPSGAAGMLVSTFDAFDEYQRNDAWTWEHQALVRARIVYGDSALGERFAHIRRGILARPRDDKKLQTEVREMREKMRTHLGNKHKDRWDIKADAGGIVDIEFITQYLVLRYASQVPELTRWSDNVRILELLARSGKMASAQAEALTNAYVTLRDALHHLALQELPGHVAVDAFAQEKAEVKACWQAWLST, from the coding sequence ATGGTGCCATCATTAACTCAGCCTTTACCCGTGCTGCTGGCTGACCAGGTTACCCGGCTAGACCCGCTGTTTAACGGCGCGTCTTGCCGGCAGCAGGCGGTGCTGGTTTTTAGTGACTTTATCCGCACCAGCCTGATCCAGTTCCCCGCCTGGTGGCAGCAGCTGCTTGAGCAACCGCCCCAGCCGGATGAATGGCAGCACTATCGGCAATGGTTGCAAACTCAGCTTGCTGCCGCTCAGGATGAAAATGCGCTGATGCGCGAGCTGCGCCGGTTCCGCCGCCACATGTTGACGCGTATTGCCTGGATGCAAACCCTGGCAGAAAGCACCACTGAACAGACCCTGCGCCAGTTGAGCGAGCTGGCGGAAACGCTGATTGTCGGCGCTCGCGACTGGTTGTGGCGTGCCTGCTGTGTCGAGCTTGGCACCCCGATGAATGCTGCCGGAGAGCCACAGCCTTTGCTGATCCTCGGTATGGGAAAGCTGGGCGGCGTCGAGCTGAACTTCTCCTCTGATATCGACCTGATCTTTACCTGGCCGGAAAATGGCACCACGCAGGGAGGGCGGCGCGAGCTGGATAATGCCCAGTTCTTTACCCGCCTGGGCCAGCGCCTGATAAAAGTGCTGAACCAGGCGACCGCAGACGGCTTCGTTTACCGTGTCGATATGCGTCTGCGCCCCTTTGGTGATAGCGGTCCGCTGGTGTTGAGTTTTGCCGCGCTGGAAGATTACTACCAGGAGCAGGGGCGAGACTGGGAACGCTACGCCATGGTCAAAGCGCGTCTGATGGGGGATAGCGGTGACCGCTGGAGCGAAGAGCTGCGTCAGCTGCTGCGGCCGTTTGTTTTCCGCCGTTACATTGATTTCAGCGTTATTCAGTCGCTGCGTAATATGAAAGGGATGATTGCCCGCGAAGTCCGGCGGCGAGGGCTGACGAATAACATCAAGCTCGGTGCGGGCGGTATTCGTGAAACGGAATTTATCGTGCAGGTCTTTCAGCTGATCCGCGGCGGGCGTGAGCGATCCCTCCAGCAGCGTTCTCTGTTGCCTGCTCTGTCTGCCATTGATGAGCTGCATCTGTTACCGTCAGAACAGCCAGAGCAGCTGCGTGTTGCCTATCTGTTTCTGCGCCGGCTGGAAAATTTACTGCAAAGCATCAACGATGAGCAAACCCAAACCCTGCCCGATAGCGAATTGGATCGTACGCGCCTCGCCTGGGCGATGGGATGTGGCGACTGGGCGACATTACACGCCCGGCTCGATCGGCATATGGCAACGGTGCGCAGCATCTTCAACGAACTGATCGGCGATGATAGCGCCGATGGTGGCGATAACCGTGACGCAGGGGAATATGGCGTACTGTGGCAGGATCGGCTGGAAGAGGTGGAGCTGGAGCCGCTGGTGCCTCATCTGGCCAGTGATGCCCGACAACAGCTGCTGTGCGTCATTAACGATTTCCGCCAGGATCTTGATAAACGCACGATTGGCCCACGCGGGCGGCAGGCGCTGGATCAGCTGATGCCACGGCTGCTGGGTGAAGTGCTGCCGCGTGATGATGCGCCGGTAACGCTGATGCGCCTGACTCCGCTGCTGCTGGGCGTGGTGACGCGTTCAACCTACCTGGAACTGCTGAGTGAATACCACGGTGCGCTTCAGCACCTGATTCGCCTGTGTGCCGCCTCGCCAAAGGTTGCCAGCCAGCTGGCGCGCTATCCGCTGCTGCTTGATGAGCTGCTCGACCCGGCTACGCTGTATCATCCCACCGCCACCGATGCCTATCGTGACGAACTGCGTCAGTATCTGCTGCGTATTCCGGAAGAGGATGAAGAACAGCAGCTGGAGGCGTTGCGCCAGTTTAAACAGGCACAGCATCTGCGTATTGCCGCTGCTGATATCGCCAAAACGCTACCGGTCATGAAGGTCAGCGATCATCTGACCTGGCTGGCGGAGGCGATAACTGAATCCGTGGTGCAGCAGGCGTGGAATATGATGATCCAGCGCTATGGCCGCCCTTCACATCTCGCTGACGACAGCGATCGCGGTTTTGCCGTGGTTGGCTACGGTAAGTTGGGGGGGTGGGAGCTGGGCTACAGTTCCGACCTCGATCTGGTGTTTCTCCACGACTGCCCGGCCGATGCTGTGACCCTGGGGGATCGCAGTATAGACGGTCGTCAGTTCTATCTGCGCCTTGCACAGCGCGTGATGCACTTATTCAGTACCCGCACCTCCTCGGGCATTCTTTACGAGGTGGATGCCCGCCTGCGTCCATCCGGAGCGGCGGGAATGTTGGTCAGCACTTTTGATGCTTTCGATGAGTACCAGCGAAACGATGCCTGGACATGGGAGCATCAGGCGCTGGTACGTGCCCGTATCGTGTACGGCGATAGCGCGTTGGGCGAGCGTTTTGCACACATTCGTCGCGGCATTCTGGCACGCCCACGTGACGATAAAAAATTGCAAACGGAAGTGCGCGAGATGCGTGAGAAAATGCGTACCCATCTCGGCAACAAGCACAAAGATCGGTGGGATATCAAAGCCGATGCGGGCGGCATCGTCGATATTGAATTTATTACACAATATCTGGTTTTACGTTACGCCTCACAGGTGCCGGAACTGACGCGCTGGTCTGACAACGTGCGCATTCTTGAGCTTCTGGCGCGCAGCGGTAAAATGGCGTCAGCTCAGGCTGAAGCGCTGACGAATGCCTATGTGACTTTGCGCGATGCGCTTCATCACCTTGCTTTGCAGGAGTTGCCCGGGCACGTCGCGGTTGATGCTTTCGCGCAGGAGAAAGCCGAGGTGAAAGCCTGCTGGCAGGCGTGGTTAAGTACCTGA
- the tolC gene encoding outer membrane channel protein TolC, protein MNKLLPLLIGLSLGGFSVASQAENLLQVYQQARLSNPDLRSSAADRDAAFEKINEARSPLLPQLGLGADYSYTNGYRDNSGSNTTTKSASLQLTQTIFDMSKWRALTLQEKTAGIQDVTWQSAQQTLILNTATAYFNVLNAIDTLSYTEAQKQSIYRQLDQTTQRFNVGLVAITDVQNARSQYDTVLASEVAARNALDNAVETLRQVTGNYYSTLASLNVGAFKTDKPQPVSALLKEAESRNLNLLSARLSQDLAREQIRSSETGHMPTLDLSASTGLSNNRYGGSRANQSSSNQDNISGNNQVGLSFKLPLYSGGSVSSQVKQAQYAFVAASEQLEGAHRTAVQTVRSSFNNVNASISSIAAYKQAVVSAQSSLDAMEAGYSVGTRTIVDVLDATTTLFNAKQQLSNARYSYMINQLNIKSALGTLNEQDLQTLNNQLGKDVVTAPDAVAPEDAQQDANANGAASAARSGKASAPGRPAATRTSGNPFSH, encoded by the coding sequence ATGAACAAACTGCTCCCTTTACTTATCGGTCTGAGCCTGGGCGGCTTCAGTGTCGCCAGTCAGGCTGAAAACCTGCTGCAGGTATACCAGCAGGCGCGTTTATCAAATCCTGACCTTCGTAGCTCAGCAGCCGATCGCGATGCGGCATTTGAGAAAATTAATGAAGCACGCAGCCCACTGTTGCCCCAGCTTGGCCTCGGAGCTGACTATTCCTATACTAACGGCTATCGCGATAACAGTGGCTCTAACACCACCACCAAATCTGCGTCGCTGCAACTGACCCAAACCATTTTTGACATGTCAAAATGGCGCGCTCTTACCCTGCAGGAAAAAACCGCAGGGATTCAGGATGTCACCTGGCAGAGCGCGCAACAGACGTTGATCCTGAATACCGCCACCGCCTATTTTAACGTACTGAACGCCATCGATACCCTGTCATATACCGAGGCACAAAAACAGTCTATTTATCGCCAGCTTGATCAAACCACACAGCGCTTTAACGTGGGTCTGGTCGCCATCACCGATGTGCAGAACGCTCGCTCACAGTACGATACCGTGTTAGCCAGCGAAGTCGCCGCACGCAATGCGCTGGATAATGCAGTAGAAACCCTGCGCCAGGTCACCGGCAACTACTATTCCACCCTGGCCTCACTCAACGTGGGCGCTTTTAAAACGGATAAGCCGCAGCCGGTCTCCGCGCTGCTAAAAGAAGCGGAAAGCCGCAATCTCAACCTGTTATCAGCACGCCTTTCTCAAGACCTGGCACGTGAACAAATTCGCTCATCTGAAACTGGCCATATGCCAACGCTGGATCTGTCCGCGTCTACCGGTTTATCCAACAATCGTTACGGCGGAAGTCGGGCTAACCAGTCATCCAGTAATCAGGACAATATCAGCGGCAATAATCAGGTTGGTTTAAGCTTCAAACTGCCGCTGTACAGCGGAGGCTCGGTCAGTTCGCAGGTGAAGCAGGCGCAGTATGCCTTTGTCGCCGCCAGCGAGCAGCTTGAAGGCGCTCACCGCACCGCCGTTCAGACCGTACGCTCTTCGTTCAACAACGTGAATGCGTCAATCAGCAGTATTGCCGCCTACAAACAGGCCGTTGTATCAGCACAGAGTTCGCTGGATGCTATGGAAGCCGGTTATTCCGTGGGTACCCGCACCATCGTCGATGTGCTGGATGCCACCACCACGCTGTTTAATGCCAAACAGCAGCTGTCTAATGCACGTTATAGCTATATGATAAACCAGCTGAATATCAAGTCTGCGCTGGGTACGCTTAACGAGCAGGACCTGCAAACGTTGAATAACCAGCTGGGTAAAGATGTGGTCACCGCGCCAGATGCTGTTGCTCCGGAAGATGCACAGCAGGATGCCAACGCCAACGGTGCCGCTTCCGCGGCGCGCAGCGGTAAAGCTTCCGCGCCCGGCCGCCCGGCGGCTACCCGCACCAGCGGCAATCCCTTCAGTCACTAA
- the ribB gene encoding 3,4-dihydroxy-2-butanone-4-phosphate synthase: MNQSLLSEFGTPEQRVTHAIEALRAGRGVMVLDDEDRENEGDMIFAAETMTVEQMALTIRHGSGIVCLCLNEERLEQLDLPMMVQNNTSAYGTGFTVTIEAAEGVTTGVSATDRLTTIRAAIADDARPSDLNRPGHVFPLRARSGGVLTRGGHTEATLDLVTLAGFKPAGVLCELTNDDGSMAHAPEVIVFARQHDMPVVTIEDLVSYRRSRETLQAS; the protein is encoded by the coding sequence ATGAATCAGTCGCTACTTTCTGAATTTGGCACGCCTGAACAGCGTGTTACACATGCCATTGAGGCGCTGCGCGCAGGCCGCGGTGTGATGGTTCTGGACGATGAAGATCGTGAAAACGAAGGTGATATGATCTTCGCCGCCGAAACCATGACCGTTGAGCAAATGGCACTAACCATCCGTCACGGCAGCGGTATCGTCTGTCTGTGTCTGAATGAGGAACGCCTGGAGCAGCTTGATCTGCCCATGATGGTGCAGAACAACACCAGCGCTTACGGTACAGGTTTTACCGTGACTATCGAAGCAGCCGAGGGCGTGACGACCGGCGTTTCTGCTACCGATCGCCTGACCACTATCCGTGCCGCGATCGCAGATGATGCCAGGCCCAGTGATTTAAATCGCCCCGGCCATGTGTTTCCGCTGCGCGCCCGTTCCGGCGGCGTGTTAACTCGTGGCGGTCACACGGAAGCCACTCTCGACTTGGTCACCCTGGCCGGTTTCAAACCGGCGGGCGTGCTTTGTGAACTGACTAACGACGACGGTTCAATGGCGCATGCGCCAGAAGTCATCGTGTTTGCCCGTCAGCACGATATGCCGGTCGTCACCATCGAAGACCTGGTGTCTTACCGCCGTAGCCGCGAAACGCTACAGGCAAGTTAA
- a CDS encoding DUF1190 family protein, which produces MKRTKQINHASFRKSWSARHLTPVALAVSAVFMLAACEQADETVSMYQNADDCSAANPGKSEQCTTAFNSAKEEAAKTAPKYASRADCVAEFGEGQCQQAPAQAGVGNTNAESQSSGSFWMPLMAGYMMGRLMGGGMGGQQQPLFSSKSPTSPANGKFVDASGKNYGAATPGRTMTVPKSALAPKPATTSTVTRGGFGESVAKQNTMQRNSSSTGSANRSMGG; this is translated from the coding sequence ATGAAACGGACTAAACAGATTAATCACGCCTCCTTTCGCAAAAGCTGGAGCGCCCGCCATTTAACGCCGGTGGCGCTGGCGGTGAGTGCAGTCTTTATGCTGGCCGCTTGTGAACAGGCCGACGAAACCGTATCAATGTATCAAAATGCTGATGACTGCTCGGCCGCTAACCCCGGTAAAAGCGAGCAGTGCACCACGGCGTTTAACAGCGCCAAAGAAGAAGCGGCCAAAACCGCGCCAAAATATGCCAGTCGCGCAGACTGCGTGGCTGAATTTGGCGAAGGACAATGCCAGCAGGCCCCTGCTCAGGCTGGGGTTGGTAATACTAATGCAGAATCCCAGTCCAGCGGCAGCTTCTGGATGCCGCTCATGGCTGGTTATATGATGGGCCGCCTGATGGGCGGAGGTATGGGCGGTCAGCAGCAGCCGCTTTTCAGTTCAAAATCGCCAACCAGCCCAGCCAACGGTAAGTTCGTTGACGCCAGCGGTAAAAACTACGGTGCCGCTACGCCGGGCCGCACCATGACGGTGCCGAAAAGCGCTCTGGCTCCTAAACCTGCCACCACCAGCACCGTGACACGCGGCGGCTTTGGTGAGAGTGTCGCCAAGCAAAACACCATGCAGCGTAACAGTAGCAGTACTGGCAGCGCTAACCGCAGCATGGGGGGCTAA
- the ygiD gene encoding 4,5-DOPA-extradiol-dioxygenase, whose amino-acid sequence MSKQIMPALFLGHGSPMNVLEENIYTQTWRKLGNTLPRPKAILAVSAHWYTRGTAVTALENPRTIHDFGGFPQALFDTHYPAPGSPELAQQVADTLAPVAVQLDREWGFDHGSWGVLIKMYPDADIPLVQLSVDGSKPPAYHFELGRKLAALREQGVMIVASGNVVHNLSQIRRQDEAAAWPWAGSFNQYVRDNLSWEGDVSQHPLVNFMQHEDAALSNPTPEHYLPLLYVLGARTPGESVSIPIDGIVMGSLSMLSVQVG is encoded by the coding sequence ATGAGTAAGCAAATTATGCCTGCGCTTTTTCTCGGACACGGTAGCCCGATGAACGTCCTGGAAGAGAATATCTATACGCAAACCTGGCGTAAACTGGGCAACACCCTGCCAAGACCGAAAGCGATCCTTGCGGTCTCCGCCCACTGGTATACCCGGGGTACTGCGGTCACGGCACTGGAAAATCCGCGCACTATCCATGATTTCGGCGGTTTCCCACAGGCGTTATTTGACACACATTATCCGGCACCGGGCTCTCCAGAGTTGGCACAACAGGTGGCTGATACACTGGCGCCGGTTGCCGTGCAGCTCGACCGGGAGTGGGGGTTCGACCACGGCTCTTGGGGAGTGCTGATCAAGATGTATCCTGATGCGGATATTCCGCTGGTGCAGCTAAGCGTGGACGGAAGCAAACCACCGGCTTATCACTTCGAGCTGGGGCGTAAGCTGGCCGCGCTGCGTGAGCAGGGGGTGATGATTGTAGCCAGTGGCAACGTCGTACATAACCTGAGTCAGATACGCCGGCAGGATGAAGCCGCCGCCTGGCCCTGGGCGGGATCTTTTAATCAGTACGTGCGCGATAATCTGAGCTGGGAAGGGGACGTTTCGCAGCATCCGCTGGTGAACTTTATGCAGCATGAGGACGCGGCGTTGTCGAACCCAACGCCGGAGCACTATTTGCCGCTGCTGTACGTGCTCGGCGCACGCACACCGGGTGAATCCGTATCGATCCCGATAGATGGGATCGTGATGGGGTCACTGAGTATGCTGTCCGTGCAGGTGGGGTGA
- a CDS encoding CYTH domain-containing protein, with protein sequence MTIEIELKFIALPNAATKIAAKLAAWPHKHTPGQKLTNTYFETDDKQLRHWDMGLRIRGFGDSYEMTLKTAGQTIGGLHQRPEYNVALEQPELDIRQLPGEVWPAGTDVAALQTRLSALFSTHFVREKWVVTYLQSEIEVAFDRGEVSAGDLSEPLMEIELELKSGQRDDLLAFANELATIDGLRLGSLSKAARGYALAQGNPPRPLRQLLLLKVRPKATVEEGMKAAFLHALNQWQYHEELWLRGNANARREIKDALETLRQAFSLYGALVPRKASSDLRQKLTLLEEAMLDKGVSAETLCFSALWLQTQLALTNWLATAGWREFVDSKADAKLQGSFKRFSDIMLGRIAADLKETFSQVNHAGEYQDKLARLHRQLLAVHLLAGAYDAAAVNSWVQSWQQLGQAIDGQQDIWLDAHLRQALKQPAFWKNGSL encoded by the coding sequence ATGACCATTGAAATCGAATTAAAGTTCATTGCTTTGCCAAACGCAGCGACAAAAATAGCGGCCAAACTGGCTGCCTGGCCTCATAAGCATACGCCGGGACAGAAGTTAACCAATACTTACTTCGAAACGGACGATAAACAGCTGCGTCATTGGGATATGGGGCTGCGCATTCGAGGTTTCGGTGACAGCTATGAGATGACGCTAAAAACCGCAGGGCAGACTATCGGCGGGCTGCACCAGCGGCCGGAATATAATGTGGCGTTAGAGCAACCCGAACTGGATATCCGGCAGTTACCGGGTGAAGTGTGGCCCGCCGGTACGGATGTTGCCGCGTTACAGACGCGACTTAGTGCCTTGTTCAGTACTCACTTTGTGCGTGAAAAGTGGGTGGTCACTTATCTGCAAAGCGAGATCGAGGTTGCTTTCGACAGAGGGGAAGTCAGTGCAGGTGACCTGAGTGAGCCCCTTATGGAGATTGAGCTTGAGTTAAAAAGCGGCCAGCGAGACGATCTGCTGGCCTTTGCCAACGAGCTGGCGACAATTGACGGCTTACGCCTCGGCAGCTTGAGTAAAGCCGCGCGCGGCTACGCGCTGGCACAGGGCAATCCGCCACGGCCCCTGCGCCAGCTCCTCCTGTTGAAGGTCAGGCCGAAGGCCACGGTAGAAGAGGGCATGAAGGCGGCCTTTCTGCATGCGCTTAACCAGTGGCAGTATCATGAGGAGTTATGGTTAAGGGGCAATGCCAACGCACGACGTGAAATAAAAGATGCGCTGGAAACTCTGCGTCAGGCCTTTTCACTTTACGGCGCGCTGGTTCCTCGCAAGGCCAGCAGCGATCTGCGCCAGAAACTGACATTGCTGGAAGAAGCCATGCTGGATAAAGGCGTCTCGGCCGAAACGCTGTGCTTCAGTGCACTCTGGCTGCAAACCCAGTTAGCGCTTACCAACTGGCTTGCTACCGCCGGCTGGCGAGAGTTTGTCGACAGCAAGGCTGACGCTAAACTGCAAGGCTCATTTAAACGCTTTAGCGATATTATGCTGGGCCGCATTGCTGCTGACCTGAAAGAGACCTTCTCCCAGGTGAATCACGCGGGTGAATATCAGGACAAACTGGCGCGTCTTCATCGCCAGCTGCTGGCAGTTCATCTGTTGGCGGGAGCTTATGATGCGGCCGCGGTCAATAGCTGGGTCCAGAGCTGGCAGCAGCTGGGCCAGGCGATTGACGGGCAGCAGGATATCTGGCTCGATGCCCATCTTCGTCAGGCGCTGAAACAGCCTGCATTCTGGAAAAACGGCAGTCTGTAA
- the hldE gene encoding bifunctional D-glycero-beta-D-manno-heptose-7-phosphate kinase/D-glycero-beta-D-manno-heptose 1-phosphate adenylyltransferase HldE, producing the protein MKITLPDFTRAGVLVVGDVMLDRYWYGPTNRISPEAPVPVVKVDSVEERPGGAANVAMNIASLGAKSRLVGLTGVDDAARALSAALSGVNVQCDFVSVATHPTITKLRVLSRNQQLIRLDFEEGFDGVDPEPMLERIQRSLPGIGALVLSDYAKGALATVETMIALARKAGVPVLVDPKGTDFSRYHGATLLTPNLSEFEAVVGKCKSEADIVERGTALMQQHALSALLVTRSEHGMTLLQPGKAPFHMPTQAQEVFDVTGAGDTVIGVLATALAAGNTLEESCFLANAAAGVVVGKLGTSTVSPMELENAIHARPESGFGVMSEAQLIVEVKKARQRGEKVVMTNGVFDILHAGHVSYLANARKLGDRLIVAVNSDASTRRLKGETRPVNPLLNRMMVLGALEAVDWVIGFEEDTPQRAIAEILPDLLVKGGDYKPEDIAGSKEVWANGGDVQVLNFEDGISTSNIIKTIISGSGKN; encoded by the coding sequence ATGAAAATTACCCTGCCCGATTTTACCCGCGCGGGTGTGCTGGTAGTGGGCGACGTGATGTTGGATCGCTACTGGTACGGCCCAACCAACCGCATCTCTCCCGAAGCGCCGGTTCCGGTGGTAAAAGTTGATAGCGTGGAGGAGCGCCCAGGCGGTGCGGCCAACGTTGCCATGAATATCGCCTCTCTTGGCGCAAAGTCGCGTCTGGTTGGCCTGACCGGGGTTGATGACGCGGCGCGTGCGCTTAGCGCCGCCCTGTCTGGGGTCAACGTGCAGTGCGACTTTGTCTCTGTGGCGACTCATCCTACTATCACCAAGCTGCGCGTGTTGTCACGTAATCAGCAGCTGATCCGCCTGGATTTCGAGGAAGGATTTGACGGTGTCGATCCTGAGCCAATGCTTGAACGCATCCAGCGGTCTCTGCCGGGCATCGGGGCGCTGGTCCTGTCTGACTATGCGAAAGGGGCGCTGGCTACCGTGGAAACCATGATAGCGTTGGCGCGTAAAGCGGGCGTCCCGGTGCTGGTCGATCCCAAAGGAACCGACTTCTCTCGCTATCACGGCGCAACCCTGCTGACGCCAAACCTGTCTGAATTCGAGGCGGTGGTGGGTAAGTGTAAAAGCGAAGCCGACATTGTGGAACGTGGTACGGCGCTGATGCAACAGCATGCACTTTCTGCGCTGCTGGTGACTCGTTCCGAACACGGTATGACGCTGCTGCAGCCGGGAAAAGCCCCTTTCCATATGCCGACCCAGGCGCAGGAGGTCTTTGACGTCACCGGCGCTGGAGATACGGTAATCGGTGTGCTGGCAACCGCGCTGGCGGCTGGAAACACGCTGGAAGAGAGCTGTTTCCTTGCCAACGCGGCGGCAGGCGTGGTGGTGGGTAAGCTTGGCACCTCCACGGTGTCTCCGATGGAGCTGGAAAATGCTATTCATGCGCGTCCGGAGTCGGGTTTTGGCGTAATGAGTGAAGCACAGCTGATTGTTGAAGTGAAAAAAGCCCGCCAGCGTGGTGAAAAGGTGGTGATGACCAACGGCGTGTTCGACATTTTACATGCGGGCCATGTTTCCTATCTTGCCAATGCGCGTAAGCTGGGCGACCGCCTGATTGTGGCGGTGAATAGCGATGCCTCCACCCGTCGTCTGAAAGGTGAAACACGCCCGGTCAACCCGCTTCTTAACCGCATGATGGTATTGGGCGCGCTTGAGGCGGTAGACTGGGTGATCGGTTTTGAAGAGGATACGCCGCAGCGAGCGATCGCTGAAATATTGCCGGACCTGCTGGTAAAAGGCGGTGACTATAAGCCTGAAGATATTGCCGGGAGCAAAGAGGTTTGGGCGAACGGCGGAGATGTGCAGGTACTCAATTTCGAAGACGGTATTTCCACCAGTAATATCATCAAAACGATCATTTCAGGAAGCGGGAAAAATTGA
- a CDS encoding glutathionylspermidine synthase family protein has protein sequence MKRIAIAERPGWREKATEYGFRFHTMHGEPYWCEDAYYQFTLQQIESLEDVTSELHQMCLQAVELVIGSEELLTKFRIPRHTWDFVRGSWKSGQPSLYSRLDLAWDGQSPAKLLENNADTPTSLYEAAFFQWLWLEDQLESGQLPAGSDQFNSLQEKLIERFSELHQQHGFSWLHFACCRDSEEDRGTVQYLQDCATEAGLPTEFLYMDEIGLGEKGQFTDIHDQVIGNLFKLYPWEFMLRETFSTKLADAGMRWLEPGWKSIISNKALLPLLWKMFPNHPNLLPAYFAEDNVPHMDKYVVKPLFSREGANIRIVENGQEIARVDGPYGEEGMIVQQFHPLPKFGDSYTLIGSWLINDRPAGIGLREDRDLITQDLSRFYPHAFIE, from the coding sequence ATGAAGCGTATTGCCATAGCCGAACGCCCAGGCTGGCGCGAAAAAGCAACGGAATATGGTTTTCGTTTTCACACCATGCACGGCGAGCCGTACTGGTGTGAGGATGCTTACTATCAGTTCACGTTGCAGCAAATTGAATCGCTGGAAGACGTGACCAGCGAACTGCATCAGATGTGTTTACAGGCGGTAGAGCTGGTGATCGGCAGCGAAGAGCTGCTGACGAAATTCCGCATCCCCAGGCATACCTGGGACTTTGTGCGTGGATCCTGGAAAAGCGGCCAACCATCGCTTTATTCCCGACTCGACCTCGCCTGGGATGGCCAGTCTCCGGCCAAGCTGCTGGAAAACAATGCCGATACGCCTACCTCACTGTATGAGGCTGCTTTCTTCCAGTGGCTTTGGCTGGAAGACCAGCTGGAGTCAGGCCAGCTCCCCGCTGGCAGCGATCAGTTCAACAGCCTGCAGGAAAAGCTGATCGAACGCTTTAGCGAGCTGCATCAACAGCACGGTTTTAGCTGGCTACACTTCGCCTGCTGCCGCGATTCTGAAGAAGACAGGGGCACCGTGCAATATCTGCAGGACTGCGCCACGGAAGCCGGGCTGCCGACTGAATTCCTCTATATGGATGAAATCGGCCTCGGTGAGAAAGGGCAGTTTACCGATATTCACGACCAGGTTATCGGCAATCTGTTTAAGCTCTACCCGTGGGAGTTTATGCTGCGTGAAACGTTCTCCACCAAGCTGGCCGATGCCGGCATGCGTTGGCTGGAGCCGGGATGGAAGAGCATTATTTCCAATAAAGCGCTGCTGCCCCTGCTGTGGAAGATGTTCCCTAATCATCCGAACCTGTTACCGGCCTACTTCGCCGAAGATAACGTGCCGCACATGGACAAATATGTGGTTAAGCCACTGTTTTCCCGCGAGGGCGCGAATATCCGCATCGTAGAAAACGGTCAGGAAATTGCGCGGGTCGACGGGCCATACGGTGAGGAAGGGATGATTGTTCAGCAGTTCCATCCGCTACCGAAATTTGGTGACAGCTATACGCTGATCGGCAGCTGGTTAATCAACGATCGGCCCGCCGGTATCGGCCTGCGCGAAGATCGCGATCTCATCACCCAGGATCTGTCGCGTTTCTATCCGCACGCGTTTATTGAATAA
- the ubiK gene encoding ubiquinone biosynthesis accessory factor UbiK: MIDAKKIEQLARQIHDSMPKGIRDLGDDVEKKIRQTLQSQLTRLDLVNREEFDVQTQVLLRTREKLAVLEQRLSELENRAAPQLPAAIAEKPAE, encoded by the coding sequence ATGATTGATGCAAAAAAGATTGAACAACTGGCCCGTCAGATCCATGACTCCATGCCGAAAGGCATTCGTGATTTAGGTGACGATGTCGAAAAGAAAATCCGTCAGACTTTGCAATCACAGTTGACGCGGCTGGACCTGGTTAACCGGGAAGAGTTTGACGTGCAAACTCAGGTGCTACTGCGCACCCGTGAGAAGCTTGCCGTGCTGGAACAGCGGCTCTCTGAACTGGAAAACCGTGCAGCACCACAACTGCCTGCTGCAATAGCCGAAAAACCAGCGGAGTAA